The genomic region CTTATTACTTATGGTCATATTAGATGAtgatacattattatttgttataaaggatttattaaattcatccttgatatttttttcttgtctATTTATATCTTGCCTATTTCCTATTATTGTATCTGTATTCTCATCTTTATCATGTCTTTGTGATGATAATGAAGTAGTTACTTCCGAATTTAAAACCTTACTTCTTTTTTCATTGTTTACCTTATCTTCTTggtcataaatatttttactttCATCAGACGCATTAACCAAATTCATACTTTTCTtagaattaaaatttttataataaaggtCATGATAAAAATCAGGAGAGTTTTTCAAGTAATAGTTATATAATGGAAGTGCTCTCTTTACAGCACATTTCTTATTCTTAggcatattaatattaaatactACTATACTGTGGATGAAATTATTTTCACAATTTGATGGTCCATACATATCAACTTTAAAGTAACCTTCATCTCCCCAATATTTACCCCAACTATTTCTTACAAGCCAATAGGATTTTTTCTCAccttcatcatttatataattaccaTAACCAACAATATTAACTGCATGATCAGGTGTTTTATCACCACATAAGTTTTGAACTATCTTTCCGTTTAATTCATAACCTAGGACATTTTCTGCTTTTACATAAGCAATAACTGAACCTTTATTCATTATTTcatcttttattaatttaacaAATGAATGCATGTCTTTCTTAAATGTTTCACTTTCATATGCTATATAAGCTTTAGTAGATAATGTACTaaaatctttattattataatttatcattCTTGTATGTTCCAACAAATTTGCCcatttcttttcttcatctGGACAATGATTGCCTACTTTTGtataagtatataaataGTTTGTTTCCATAggtaaaaatttattttcttgtattatttgtaaaaattCTAATGGATTAGATCCCACATTACATCTATCTTTATGTTTTCTTTTACTACAGTTAGCTATATATAATGCAGAAATTGCATGTGGTTTATAACCTCTCATACATTTTAAAGTTTCGAAATGATATTTAGATGCAAAAATCCAAGAAATTGAACAATTTCCTTGATCTTCAATTTGAATTTTTGATAtacaattattttcatcttttaatCTATTACAATAGGAGCTATTACAAAATTGTTTctcattattaaaatgttctaatgtattattagaaaaaaaatatatatttttttttttaatatttttaatatcactAATTTTAATATCATCCTCAtctaacatattattatctatttttttttttttttcttcattcaatttttcatatttaatattatatattatattattattttctacatTTGGTAATATTAgacctctttttttttctatccaTTTATCAGGATATTTCATACAAATTGCTGAATTTCTTAATTTATGATGTAAGGTACTTATACTTTCATTTTCgtgtaattttaataatcttattaaattattaaatacatCTACATTATTTCCTAATTCATGATTTACTAATGTTCCATTCATATCGagttcttttaatattttacaatAATCTGTTATTttctcttttaaaaaatcatcTAATTCTTCTAGTGATATTaattctttcttttcttcatttttatttattttatttattttatatattttgtatatttttgtcaatatattatttataatatctgTAAGATGGTAATCACGaaaattttcatcatcttctGCTTCTGCTTTAATTTGATTGAAATTTTGTCGAACATCCTTTGAAACATATGTAAAGCATTCGCTTGATGTATCATTATTCTGAACAAGTAAGGTACATTCTAGACATTTTTcgatatttatatttccacTCAAAAAGCACTTTGTTGCCATAATATCACATTTttctaaaatataaaaggataaaaatgtatataaatgtatgtatatatatatgtatatatgtatatatttatttatttattcctttttatgtatatttctgTTTACCTGGGATATCTGTTTTTATAGCATAATTTTTAGTTTCCAATACATGGAAGTCTTTATTTTCTGACACGCTATGAATTTGAAATGTTGTGATAGGACTACTTAgttctttcattttatattgtcTGATATCTACTTTGTTAtctagaaaaagaaaaacataataaataaaaataatataaaatatgaaacatGGACAACATAAAATgcaaaacataaaaaaaaaatatatttatatatatatatatatatatatatatatttttttttttttttttttttttatgtgcaTACTTGTAACTCCTGTTTGGTATACTTTCCATTTAAGTGTCAAAATAttatctataatatatactacaaatttaaatgttttattatcttcacatatattatataatctgTCCTTATCTAAAGTATCTCTTGATACACCTTCCTTAAAATTAACATTCAACGACGTATCATCAGACGTACTTAATTCTGTAGTTGTATCTTTGAATTTTATTGATTCACTACATTCATCCAACTTATATCTTaattgaatattattatattttgtttcaacatcaatatatatatgtggaaCAAGAAATATTGACAAATTTGCATTACATGGTCCAGTAATTTTTATTCCtttatttccttttaatAATGCAGATTTTATtggattattattttctttatttcttgAAGAACAATTAGatgtatcattattattcataatatctttaggttttatttctttttttttcttatctttTCTAGACGTAGGATTATTAGATGACCATTTTTTGGTATCACTTGAAAGACTAACAGGTATGCTACTATCCAAATTAGGAATAGcagataaatttatatttgatatattattatggcTAGTACCTAAAATTGATTTACcttcaatattattaatatcatcatcTGTCCACCCACCTGTACTAGTAACatttatgataaatataacacCTACAAaattaagatatatatatatatatatttatattttttatttccataaaatgatatacatattttttttcatttgcatgttgttattttatgtattttattattatctttacatattatatacaaataaggTATAAAAAACTCCATTTGCCTTATcaaa from Plasmodium sp. gorilla clade G2 genome assembly, chromosome: 2 harbors:
- a CDS encoding serine repeat antigen 1, putative, whose protein sequence is MKKLNRKVLFKKGEKIAYSVKSVIFIINVTSTGGWTDDDINNIEGKSILGTSHNNISNINLSAIPNLDSSIPVSLSSDTKKWSSNNPTSRKDKKKKEIKPKDIMNNNDTSNCSSRNKENNNPIKSALLKGNKGIKITGPCNANLSIFLVPHIYIDVETKYNNIQLRYKLDECSESIKFKDTTTELSTSDDTSLNVNFKEGVSRDTLDKDRLYNICEDNKTFKFVVYIIDNILTLKWKVYQTGVTNNKVDIRQYKMKELSSPITTFQIHSVSENKDFHVLETKNYAIKTDIPEKCDIMATKCFLSGNINIEKCLECTLLVQNNDTSSECFTYVSKDVRQNFNQIKAEAEDDENFRDYHLTDIINNILTKIYKIYKINKINKNEEKKELISLEELDDFLKEKITDYCKILKELDMNGTLVNHELGNNVDVFNNLIRLLKLHENESISTLHHKLRNSAICMKYPDKWIEKKRGLILPNVENNNIIYNIKYEKLNEEKKKKIDNNMLDEDDIKISDIKNIKKKNIYFFSNNTLEHFNNEKQFCNSSYCNRLKDENNCISKIQIEDQGNCSISWIFASKYHFETLKCMRGYKPHAISALYIANCSKRKHKDRCNVGSNPLEFLQIIQENKFLPMETNYLYTYTKVGNHCPDEEKKWANLLEHTRMINYNNKDFSTLSTKAYIAYESETFKKDMHSFVKLIKDEIMNKGSVIAYVKAENVLGYELNGKIVQNLCGDKTPDHAVNIVGYGNYINDEGEKKSYWLVRNSWGKYWGDEGYFKVDMYGPSNCENNFIHSIVVFNINMPKNKKCAVKRALPLYNYYLKNSPDFYHDLYYKNFNSKKSMNLVNASDESKNIYDQEDKVNNEKRSKVLNSEVTTSLSSQRHDKDENTDTIIGNRQDINRQEKNIKDEFNKSFITNNNVSSSNMTISNKNTNKVKIYHIIKHVKNTKIKIGFVKYDNYNIIGMNHTCSRSYSTDQDKHEECIKFCELHWNKCKDKTSPGYCLTKLKGSDECFFCYV